In Pseudomonas saponiphila, the genomic stretch TCCTATGACAGCAAGTACATCGACGCAGAGGCGGCCCGGGTGCTGGTGCCGGCGGACATCAGCGTCGAGCACAGCGAACGCATTCGCGCCCTGGCCATCGAGGCGTTCCAGGTATTGGGCTGCTCCGGGCTGGCCCGGGTCGACGTGTTTCTCACCGACGACGGTGAAGTGCTGATCAATGAAATCAACTCGCTGCCCGGGTTCACCCGCATCAGCATGTATCCCAAGCTGTGGCAGGCCACCGGCATGCGCTACAGCGAGCTGGTGAGCCGCCTGATCGAGCTGGCGCTGGAGCGCCATGCCGAGCGGCAAGCTCTGAAAATCAACCGCTGAAGCGGATCATCGTGTTTTCAAGGACGTGACGAATGAGTTCGGCAACACAAGCCTCGGTCTACCTTTTTTCCTACGGCACCCTGCAGGACAAGGCTGTACAGCTGGCCAACTTCGGTCGTGAGTTGAGCGGCAGCAAGGACGCCATGCTCGGCTATGAACAGAACTGGGTGGAAATCACCGATCCCGAGGTACTGGCCGCCAGCGGCAAGACCCATCACCCGATCCTGCGCCCGGGGACGGCGGACAGCGCGCCGATTGCCGGCACGGTGTTTCAGATAACCCCCGAGGAGCTGGCAGCGGCCGACCGCTATGAAGTCGCCGACTACCAGCGGGTCAGCGTGACCCTGGCCTCCGGGATCCAGGCCTGGGTCTACGTCAGCGTCTGAGTTCCGGGGTCACTCCGGCGGCAGCATCACCCCGATGCAAGCCAGCACCAGCACCACGGCCCCGAGTGCGCAGAGCACAAAGTTGAGCGGGGTGAAACGGGCGTTGCTGCGGCCTTCGGGGTCCCCGGCGGCGGCATTCAGGCCGCGCTGGCCCAGCCAGGTGACCCACGCCAGCACCGGCAGCAGCGCCAGGCTGGCGATGTCGATAAACGGGTAGCCCATGTGCTGGCGTGCCAGGCCATCCAGCACGGCATTGAGGATCACCCCGCCGACAAACAGGGTGGCCAGTTCGTCGTGCCGCCAGTCTTGGCTGTGGCCGTCGCGCTTGAGTATCGCGTCGGCTTCGCGGTACAGCGCATGAATGAAAAAAATCGAGAATAACGCCCGGGCCACCGGCCACAGTTCCTTGCCGCAGGCGTGCTTGAACTGATGCCAGTTCTTGTAGGCCCAATACAGCTGGTAGATACCGAAGGTGAGGATGTACAGGGTCAGGAACTTGGCCTTGGACACCACATAGAACGGTTGTGGCGCTGTGTGCGCCGAAGGGGCGACCAGATCCGCCTGGGGCGGGGCGTAGAGATTGTCAGACACGGGCTCTCCTTGGGTTGGGTCTGAGACGGGAGGCAACGTTAGCTCAGGTAGTAGGCCAAGAACCAGCACGCTCTTGGTGGCCGACGGGAGCCGGATTCAGGCCCGGGGTGGATCTGCTGGCCGAACGTAGTGAATATCCCATTCACTTTCTCCCACCTGCACGAAACCCAGGCGTTGATAAAAACGATTCGAGTCACTGCCGCGCAACGCATCCAGGTGGATGGGCAATTGTTCCCTGGCGGAGCGTTCCAAAAGCGGCGCCAGGGCCTGGGCACCGATGCCCCGTCCCTGGAATGGCGGCGTGACGTACAGGTGTTGCAGCCGCAGATGATCCTCGCGTGATTCGCTCTGGATAAAGCCCACGGGCTGTCCGTCACTGAGGATGAATTGGCAACGTTCGGCCGCGAAGCTGGCGGCAAAACGCTCCCGGGCCCGCTGCGGATCGAAGCGCTCCAGGCGTTCAAGGCTTTCGCGCATGGCCGCAATGCGCATCTTGACCAGGGTTTCCAGGTCACTCAGAGAGGTCGGGAGTAGTGCAATGCCGAGGCTCATGTCCGGCCGATCCAGGAGTACTGGAAGGCCTTGGCTTCACCTCGATGCACGCGTCGGCGATAGCTGGCCAGGGTCGGGGTCGAGCAGTAGGTGCACAGCTCGCTGATTTCGATCTGCTCGTCCTCGATGCCGGCGGCCTGCAGCAGGTACACCGCATAGCGGCTCAGGTCGAACCACAGGGAGTCGGCCTGGGTCGGCTGTGGCGGGGGAATCTGTGGGGGCAGTAGCGGGGCCGGCTGCTGGCGACTCCAGGGCGCTTGCGCAGCGGGCCACAGCGGATCTTGAGTGGCGGACAGGGTGTCGATGAAGTCGGCACTGACTTCATAGCAGCAGGGTTTGATCGACGGGCCGATGGCCACTCGCAATTGCCGTGGGGCGATGCCCTTGCTGGCAAAGTGTTGCAGCACATGGGCGATGATCCCGCCGTGCAGGCCTTTCCAGCCACCGTGTACCGCCGCCACCCAGGAGCCATCGTCGCTGCTGATCAGCAACGGCAGGCAGTCGGCGGTGACCACCGCGATGGGCCGGCTGGAATGGGTGAGGACCGCATCGCCGCGAATGATCCCGCTGGGCAGGGTGGTGCTGGCGTGCACCACCTCGCCACTGTGGACCTGCGAGCAGAAGAACAGGTTGGCCGGCAGGGCAGCGCCAAGGGTCGAAAACTCATGACGGATGCCGGGTATCTGGTTCAACACAGCTGCCTGGAAACTCATCGGGCCTTCGCTCGGTAACCTGGGAATGGCTGCAGAGCATAGCGGTATCCGCAGCATTTTTGCTGACAGGCCGCGTTGCAAAGGCAGCTCCAGACCAGCGGTTGCCTGCGGCGCGGCGCACCTTGCGGAGGTTTCAGGCCTTGAGCGGGATGTACAGCTCCACCACGCTGTCCGGGTGCAGGGGCCCCAGGAAACGCTCGCCGGTGTATTCGAACTCTATGGCTTCGATTGGCATCAACCCGGCGGCCGGCAACCATTCGCTGTAGGCGGCGCGAAAGGTTTCCGGCAGGGTGGCCACGGCGCCGTGGTGTTCCACCCGGGCGTAGTGGCGAGCGGGAATCTCCAGCTCGACCATGCCGGGCACCAGGGGCGCGTCGGCGGCCACCGGCAAGCCGGCGACGTAGCGCCACTGGCCGTCTTCCAGGGGCTGGCAGATGCCGTAGGTGCCCACCGGTTCTGCCAGCCGCTGGATTTCCTGTTCCCGGGGTTCAAAACGTTGCCAGAGCTCGGCGATGGAGCCCGGGTCATCCTGCTGCCAGGCCATGCCGATGATCCGTTGCGTGGCCAGGAACACCTTCTGCGGTGTCTGCGGGGTAGGAATCTGGCGCTGCGGCTGGGCCAGGTAGCGTTGCAGGTGGCCGAGCACTTTCTGGCTGCGGGCAATCTCGCTTTCCAGCTGCCGGGCATGCTCCTGCAGCGACTGCTGCATGTGCAGCACGCTGTCCAGGCCGCCCTGGTCCGCCAGCGTGCGGATGTCTTCCAGGGACATGCCCAACTGCCGCAGCCAGACGATGCGGCCCAGGGTCACGATCTGTTCCGGGCTGTAGTAGCGATAGCCGTTGTCGCGGCCGGTGAGGGCCGGGGTGAACAGGCCGATGCTGTCGTAGTGGCGCAGGGTCTTGGTGGTGAGGCCGTGGCAGCGGGCCATTTGTCCGATGGTGAGCATGGAGCGTCCTTGGTGTGGTTGGGCTGCCGGGCAGGTTGAGCCTTTACCCAGGGGCAAGCTCAAGCCCGGCAGTGCGAATCAGGACGATTTGTTCGGCTTGATCAGGCTTTCGGCCGGGATGCCGAACAGCTGGTGCAGTTTCCAGATCATCGGCAGGGTCAGCGCGCGCTTGCCGTTGAGCACCTCGTAGACGCGGTTGGTGCGGCCGATGGCGGGCGTCAGGTCGGCGGCGGACAAGCCGGATTGCTCCATGCGGAACTTGATCGCCTCGATCGGGTTGGGCAGGTCCAGGGGAAACTGCCTGGCTTCGTATGCCTCGATCAGGGTGATCATCACATCGA encodes the following:
- a CDS encoding helix-turn-helix domain-containing protein, which codes for MNIRPIHTDQDYRAALQSISPLFDNEPQPGTPEGDYFDVMITLIEAYEARQFPLDLPNPIEAIKFRMEQSGLSAADLTPAIGRTNRVYEVLNGKRALTLPMIWKLHQLFGIPAESLIKPNKSS
- a CDS encoding MerR family transcriptional regulator; this encodes MLTIGQMARCHGLTTKTLRHYDSIGLFTPALTGRDNGYRYYSPEQIVTLGRIVWLRQLGMSLEDIRTLADQGGLDSVLHMQQSLQEHARQLESEIARSQKVLGHLQRYLAQPQRQIPTPQTPQKVFLATQRIIGMAWQQDDPGSIAELWQRFEPREQEIQRLAEPVGTYGICQPLEDGQWRYVAGLPVAADAPLVPGMVELEIPARHYARVEHHGAVATLPETFRAAYSEWLPAAGLMPIEAIEFEYTGERFLGPLHPDSVVELYIPLKA
- a CDS encoding polyphenol oxidase family protein, which codes for MSFQAAVLNQIPGIRHEFSTLGAALPANLFFCSQVHSGEVVHASTTLPSGIIRGDAVLTHSSRPIAVVTADCLPLLISSDDGSWVAAVHGGWKGLHGGIIAHVLQHFASKGIAPRQLRVAIGPSIKPCCYEVSADFIDTLSATQDPLWPAAQAPWSRQQPAPLLPPQIPPPQPTQADSLWFDLSRYAVYLLQAAGIEDEQIEISELCTYCSTPTLASYRRRVHRGEAKAFQYSWIGRT
- a CDS encoding DUF4234 domain-containing protein: MSDNLYAPPQADLVAPSAHTAPQPFYVVSKAKFLTLYILTFGIYQLYWAYKNWHQFKHACGKELWPVARALFSIFFIHALYREADAILKRDGHSQDWRHDELATLFVGGVILNAVLDGLARQHMGYPFIDIASLALLPVLAWVTWLGQRGLNAAAGDPEGRSNARFTPLNFVLCALGAVVLVLACIGVMLPPE
- a CDS encoding gamma-glutamylcyclotransferase family protein, producing the protein MSSATQASVYLFSYGTLQDKAVQLANFGRELSGSKDAMLGYEQNWVEITDPEVLAASGKTHHPILRPGTADSAPIAGTVFQITPEELAAADRYEVADYQRVSVTLASGIQAWVYVSV
- a CDS encoding GNAT family N-acetyltransferase; the protein is MSLGIALLPTSLSDLETLVKMRIAAMRESLERLERFDPQRARERFAASFAAERCQFILSDGQPVGFIQSESREDHLRLQHLYVTPPFQGRGIGAQALAPLLERSAREQLPIHLDALRGSDSNRFYQRLGFVQVGESEWDIHYVRPADPPRA